The Gillisia sp. Hel_I_86 genome has a segment encoding these proteins:
- a CDS encoding cell division protein FtsQ/DivIB, whose protein sequence is MKINFNYIKGILLLALIIFFYGFAEKRNNDRKLEKVEVQFTQFENLYVSEESVNKLLIQNNIEVSSIAKETLDLNRVETLLNKHEMIENAEVFLTLDGILKTKISQRRPIGRVLGNNAFYLDRLGKKMPLSNRYSARVPVLVNVKEKDIKEAFPLVDYINKDQFLTEHITSITRLNKGVYQLELRKTGFDIFFGKVTRIDEKFNNFKAFYKKALKDSLINTYKMVDLQFGNQVVCTKK, encoded by the coding sequence ATGAAAATTAACTTCAATTATATAAAAGGTATTTTGCTACTTGCCTTGATCATCTTTTTTTATGGTTTTGCTGAAAAGCGAAATAACGATAGAAAACTGGAAAAAGTTGAAGTGCAATTCACCCAATTTGAAAACCTATATGTGTCCGAAGAATCGGTTAATAAATTGTTAATACAAAATAACATAGAGGTCTCAAGTATAGCTAAAGAAACTTTAGATTTGAATAGGGTAGAAACGCTGTTGAACAAACACGAGATGATAGAAAATGCAGAGGTATTTCTTACGCTGGATGGAATTTTAAAAACCAAAATAAGTCAACGTCGCCCTATTGGTAGGGTTTTGGGGAACAATGCATTTTATTTGGACAGATTGGGCAAAAAAATGCCACTTTCTAACCGTTATTCTGCAAGGGTTCCGGTGCTGGTGAATGTAAAAGAAAAGGATATTAAAGAAGCATTTCCTTTAGTGGATTATATTAATAAAGATCAATTTTTGACAGAGCATATTACCTCCATTACTCGTTTGAACAAGGGGGTTTATCAATTGGAGCTAAGAAAAACAGGTTTTGATATTTTCTTCGGAAAAGTGACCCGGATAGATGAGAAATTCAACAATTTTAAAGCTTTTTACAAAAAAGCGCTAAAAGATAGTTTAATAAACAC